GAGTTTCACCAACAAGCGCCGACATCTGATTTTGCGCAGGGTCAAACACAGCTCCAACAGCCGTGCCCATTTGCGTATCTAACACCGCCCCCAAGCTATGCACCGCCGCAAAAGCACTATGAAAGGCAAATGCTATGGACGCTCCCAGAACAAACTCTCCGGCAAGAACAAGCAGCGAAAGCTCCACACCCAAGTGCAGCTGCCCATTTGAGAACAAAAGAGATAGCATTACGCACAGAGACAACCTCGCCAATAGAGGCACTCTTTTAAACGGCCCTACCGGTAAAACTACAAAAATAGGCAGCAGCCGAAAAAAAATAGCTACAACTAAAGAAGCCGCACTCACATTAAAGCCGCTATATGAAACGCCTTTTCAGCAAACTTAACCGCTATTGTTAACATCCAGCCCCCCAAAAGAAAAATAACCACCACGGCCAGTACAATTTTTGGCACAAAGGTTAGAGTCATCTCCTGAATCTGGGTAACTACCTGAACAACGCTTATTAATAAGCCCACCACAAGGCTTGTTATAAGTAAAGGCGAAGCTATATAAGCTGCATTGAGCAGCATTTCATCTATTAAATATATTGCCGTCGACTGATCCAATG
The Teredinibacter franksiae DNA segment above includes these coding regions:
- a CDS encoding flagellar biosynthetic protein FliQ: MDQSTAIYLIDEMLLNAAYIASPLLITSLVVGLLISVVQVVTQIQEMTLTFVPKIVLAVVVIFLLGGWMLTIAVKFAEKAFHIAALM